In Candidatus Desulfofervidus auxilii, one genomic interval encodes:
- a CDS encoding phosphatidate cytidylyltransferase produces the protein MKNQTHKKRILTAIVALPVVIWIVLKAPFFIFCLFAFLIGILGCLEFGRLWDLHNLTSLNIFQAFLNLLILIGFAAHYPLLGITLAFFFLALYFIWAYGHQPKLTSFLPAMSLGLFYPNVFLGHALSFTTLPQGRILLLWTLFMTFAVDTGAFYTGRKLGKHKLYPAVSPKKSWEGLIGGSLSALILGGVSAIWLPVGFFKILGLSLALAIVSQIGDFFESALKRQAGVKDSGGLLPGHGGILDRIDGVLFALPLSYYCWQWWLK, from the coding sequence ATGAAAAATCAAACTCATAAAAAACGTATTTTAACTGCTATTGTTGCCTTACCAGTTGTTATTTGGATTGTCCTTAAAGCACCTTTTTTTATATTTTGCCTATTTGCTTTTTTGATAGGCATATTAGGCTGTTTGGAATTTGGAAGACTGTGGGATTTGCATAATTTAACTAGTTTAAACATTTTTCAGGCATTTCTTAATCTTTTAATTCTTATAGGATTTGCCGCTCACTATCCTTTATTAGGAATAACTCTGGCTTTTTTCTTTTTGGCCCTCTATTTTATTTGGGCCTATGGTCATCAACCAAAGCTTACCTCTTTTTTACCTGCAATGAGTTTGGGTCTATTTTATCCCAATGTTTTTCTAGGACATGCCCTTTCTTTTACTACCCTACCCCAAGGCCGTATTTTATTACTTTGGACACTTTTTATGACTTTTGCTGTAGATACCGGGGCATTTTATACAGGCCGTAAGTTGGGTAAACACAAGCTCTATCCTGCAGTAAGCCCTAAAAAATCTTGGGAGGGTTTAATAGGGGGAAGCCTCAGTGCCTTAATTTTAGGTGGAGTCTCAGCCATCTGGTTACCTGTTGGATTTTTTAAAATATTAGGTTTGAGTCTCGCCTTGGCAATAGTCTCCCAAATAGGTGATTTTTTCGAATCTGCACTTAAACGTCAAGCCGGGGTTAAAGACAGCGGAGGACTCTTACCAGGACATGGTGGCATCCTGGATAGAATTGATGGGGTGTTATTTGCTTTACCCCTGAGTTATTATTGTTGGCAATGGTGGCTTAAATGA